The genomic stretch GGTGATTCGATGATCGGCGCCGGCATCCATCACGGCGACCTGCTGATCGTCGACCGCAGCGTCGAACCCCGCCACGGCCGGGTGGTGGTGGCGGTGCTGGACGGGGCCTTCACGCTCAAGCGCCTGGTGCGGCACCGGGGCCGGCTGCGGCTGGAGGCCGCCCATCCCGCCTATCCGCCCCTGGAGCTGAGCGATGCCGACGACACCCGCCTCTGGGGGGTCGCCATCCACGTGATCCACCCGCTCTGAGGGCGCCCATGGCCTGGGCCACCGTGCTGATCGACGGCAACAACTTCTACGCCTCCTGCGAGGCGGCGCTCGATCCATCGCTGATCGGGCGGCCGCTGGTGGTGCTCTCCAACAACGACGGCTGCATCGTGGCCCGCAGCGCCGAGGCGCGCGCCCTGGGCATCCCCATGGGCAAGCCCTACTTCCAGGTGCGGCGGGAGCTGGAGCGCCACGGGGTGGTGGTGCGCAGCTCCAACTACGCCCTCTACGCCGACATGAGCCAGCGGCTGATGCTCACCCTCGAGCCCTGGGTGGAGGAGCTGGAGATCTATTCGATCGACGAGGCCTTCGGCCGGCTGCACCGCCCCACCGCCGCTGGCCCCGAAGCCGGCGACCTCAGCGCCTGGGGGCGGGCCCTGCGCCGGCAGGTGCGGCGTCACCTGGGGCTGCCCGTGGCGGTGGGCATCGCCCCCTCCAAGGTGCTCGCCAAGCTGGCCAACAAGCTGGCCAAGGCCGATCCGGCCCACGGCGGCGTGTTCGATCTGGGGGCGCTGGCCGATCCCGACCCCTGGCTGGCGGCCGTCGCGGTCGAGGACGTCTGGGGCATCGGCCGCAGGCTCTCGCGCTGGTGCCGGCTGCGCGGCGTGGCCACTGCGCTCCAGTTGCGAGACATGGCCAGCGGCGAGCTGCGCAGCAAAGCCGGCGTGGTGGGGCTGCGCCTGCAGCAGGAACTGCGGGGCCACAGCTGCCTGCCCCTGGTGGCCGCTCCGCCCGCCAAGCAGGAAACCTGCGTGAGCCGCAGTTTCAGCGAACCGGTGCGCGAGCTGGGCCAGCTGCGCGAGGCGATCGCCACCTACCTCAGCCGCGCCGCCGAGAAGCTGCGCCGCCAGCGCCAGCGCGCCGGCACGATCACCGTGTTCGTGCGCAGCAGCCCCTTCAACGGCACGAGTTTCTACGCCAACGCCGCCACCGTGGCACTGCCGCTGGCCAGCAACGACACCAGCGTGCTGCTGGCGGCGGCGCTTCCCCTGGCCGAGCGGCTGTTCCGCCCCCACAAACCCCTGCAGAAGGCCGGGGTGCTGCTGCAGAACCTGCAGCCACTGGAGCAGCTGCAGCACCATCTGCTCGCCCCCCTGCCGCCGGAGCAGCAGCAGCGCCGTGAGGCGCTGATGGCCACCATCGATGGCCTCAACCGCCGCTACGGCCGCGGCACGGTGCAGTGGGCCGCCTGCGGCCTCCAGCCGGCCTGGGCGATGAAACGCCAGCGCCTGTCGCGGGCCGCCACCACCCGCCTGGCCGACATCCCGGTGGTGCACAGCGGCTGAGGGTGGCCCGGCAACCGCTCAGCTCCTGTTGCGGGGCGGCCGGTCGCTGCCAGCCAGCAGCAGGCGTTCCCACTGGCCGAGCTTCCAGAAGCCGGCACCCGCCAGGGCAGCCACGCCCACACCGGCGGCCAGGGCCACGGGGGTGTGGAACCAGGCGATCGCCAGCAGGCTCAGCCAGGCCAGGGGCGGCAGCAAAGGTCGCCAGCGCCGGATCCGGCGCAGGGCACCGGAGCAGCTGCGGCAGTGGCGGGTGTGGCTCTCATAGCGCTCCACCAGGGCCGTGCGCCCCAGGCGCGGCGGCAGCGGCTGATCCGGGAACGGCTCACCCGCCCCACTCACCACCCAGTCGCGGAGGGCCTTGACATAGGCATCGGCGCCGGTGGCCAGGTGGCAGGCGCGGCTGAGGGCCGCACTGCCGCCTCGGGCCTCGAGCACCCGCTCCTGCCAGTGCAGGAAAATCTGGTCGTCTTCCAGCACGGTGTGGTTGCCGATGTGCTGGAGCCACTGGGGGCGCAGGCGCAGCAGCCGGCCCGGCCAGGGAGACTCGAACTGGAACGGGAAACGGGCGAACAACCGGCACTCCCCAGGCCGGATCGGGGTGGCGTACACCACGGTGAGGATGCGGGCGAAGCCGCGGGCCGTGAGGTCGTGCCACATCAGGCCCGGGGCCAGGAAGGTGGTGAACTGGCTGCCGAGCTTGCCCCGGCGGGGGCCCTCCTCCCAGACGCCGCTGAACCCCCCGGGACCAGCCTGCTCCAGCCGCAGGTCCACCGGGCCGGCCGTCTCGCGCCGGCCCACCGTGGCGTGATGGGTGAAGGGCACATGGCTCACATCGAGCACGTTCTCCAGCAGGGTCAGGGCGTCATAGGGAAGGTCGCGGAAGGTGTCCTGCACCAGCCAGCCGGAAGCCGGCTCCTGCAGCACGGGAACCAGGGGCAGGCGCACCGAGGCCGCAGCCCCGGGCTCCCCCGCGAACACGAACAGCAGCCCCTGGCCGGTGGCGGTGGCATAGGACCGGCAGGAGCTGCGCCGGTCGCTGGGCTGGCTGCCGGCGCTGGCCTGGGGAATGGCGGTGCAGCGGCCCTGACCGTCGAACGTCCAGCCGTGGTAGGGGCACTCCAGCTCACCGGCGGCGTTGAGCCGCCCCTCGGAGAGCGGCACCAGACGGTGGGGGCAGACGTCGGCGAAGGCCCGCCACTGGCCTCCTGGCTGCTCTGGATCGCCCGTCCGCTCGAACCAGAGCACCAGGTCGTCGCCGAGGAGGGTGAATCCCGTGGGCCGGGCCGGATCCAGATCACGCAGGAAGGCCACCGGGTACCAGGCGTTCCGCCAGGCGGGAGAGGCCAGCCCCTCGGCGGCGGGGGCCGGGGACGACGCAGCCGGAGGAGACGCGGCCACAGGAGGAGATTCGGCGCTGGCGCTGCTCACGGCACGAACGTGCAACGAGGGCCGATGGTGGCAGGCCCGGAGCGGTGAGCGTGAAGCAGCTCCGGCGGGAGCTCAGGGCGACGGTGGCGGAGACGCAGAGAGTTCCACCTTCTCGATCTCGACCGTGGTCGGGATGGGAATCTCGATCCCCCGTGCCCGCAAGGTCTCGATCAGGGCGCAGAGCAGCCGGCTGTGGGCATCCTCGAACAGGGCCAGGGTGGGCTGATCCGAGGAGTACTCCACATAGAAATCGAGGCTGAACTCGTTGATGCGCAGGAAGCGACACCCACTCAGACGGGCCAGGGGCTCGGCCCTGAAGATCTGGGCCACGATCTCCGGAATCGCACGCAGGGTTTCGCTTGAGGTGTCGAAGGACACTCCGAAGCTGAAATAACACTGACTGACCTGAGACAGGATCTGACGCAGCCGGAGGATGAACCGCTGACGCGCCTCGAGATAGCGCGGCCAGTCGGAGGCCTCCACCTGGGCATGGCAGGTGAGAATCAGACCCTCATCCACCGATGGATCGAAGCTGGCCAGGGGCAGATTCAGATCAGGACTCTCTTCCATGGCTTGATTCACGAGGCGGAAGAGCTCGCGGATCTGAAAGGGAACGATCGGCTGATCGATCACCACGCGCAGGTCGAGCCCCTGCAACGAGGGTTCAGCCGGATCACCGCCCCGCACGGAATAGTTGATCACCTTCTGCTCATCGACGAGCGAATTGGGAATCGTGATCCTGGATTCGATCGTGTTCAGCTCAAGTGAGCGAAGACCGATCTTGGAGATGAAGCCCTCATGCTCGCCGATCTGGCAGAACTCGCCCACCTTGAGGGGACGATCGGTCTGAATCGAGAGACCCGCGAAGAGATTGCCGAGCAGTTTCGAGGCCCCCAGACCGATCGCCAGACCGGGAACAGCTGAAAAGGCCAGCACGGTCTGGGGCGGCAGCCCCAGCAGGGCAAGCAGACGGTAGAAGGTGATGATCGCCACGAGGGCGCCGAACACCCGGCACAGGGGCATGATCAGATTGCTGACCCGGCGCAGCTGCAGGTCGGAGGGATGACCCAGCAGCACCACGATCCAGCGGGACACGGAGCGTCCCACGGCCTCGAAGGCCAGGAAGGCGAGCAGACCGAGCCCGAGATAGGAAATGCTGTAGAAGAAGAACTTGGTGGCAATGAGCATGCCTCCGGTGATGTTCACATAGTCGTCGATCAGCACTTCACTGAACCAGGCCAGGGGTGGAATCAGCCCGACCAGAAATACCCGCGTCCAGGCCAGATCAACCCGCCGGCCGCGCAGGAGCATCCCTTCGGCATCCTGACGTCTGACCTTCTGGTGGTAGGTGCGGAACAGGAGGCTCAGCACCAGGACAGTCAACAGCAGGAACACGAGCGCGATCACCAGCGTCATCAGGAGCTGGGCGAGGGTCTGACCCAGCAGCATGCGCTCGAGCAGATCGGCGCGCAGCCACGCGGGCAACATCAGATACCACTTGGGCGGCAGGATATAACCCGGAGTTGTGGCAAAACTACGGTAAAAGTCCGGTGTGAAGAACTCACCGACTGGTGCTTTGAAGGGCACCTCGAAAAATCGTAAGACCGCTTGATAACGTCCGGATTTAGATTATACTAGGCCATACCGATTACATACTTTCTATGGGCCAGCGAGGTTTCTGGGACGAACAACAAAGAGTTGCAAAGCTCCAAGAGAAGAAGCCGGTTCTGATCCGTCTCGCAGAATCGATTCCCTGGGAATCTTTCCGCCCTTTGCTTGACAAGGGCTATAGCCAGGAGCGCAAAAGCAATGCTGGACGCAAGAGAATCGACCCACTGATTCTTTTCAAGATGCTGGTGCTCCAGCAGCTATTTAATTTAAGTGATGAAGAGATCGAATTCCAAGTAAATGACCGTCGCTCCTTCGAGGGGTTTGTTGGTCTTGGGGTGATGAATGACATACCAGATGCCACCACAGTCGCCTTCTTCAGAGAGCGACTGCGCAAGGCGGGAGTTATCGAGGAACTCTTTGAGATGTTTGAGGAATACCTGCGCTCTCAGGGTCTCCAAGCCCGGGGTGGTCAGATCATTGACGCGACTCTCGTCCCTGTTCCCAAGCAACGCAATACCCGCGAGGAGAACAAGGAAATCAAAGCCGGAAGGCTGCCAGAGGGCTGGGATGAAAACCTAGACCGCTTGCAGCAAAAGGATTTGTATGCGTTCAGGGGTCGGGACGCCCCACCGCACGAATGCAAGCCTGATCGCTCACCGCTGAGCGATCAGAGACTCTTCCTTGTCCTTTCTTCTGCCTTCAGGGATCGCTCAGCAGTGACGGCATCACCCCATCGCGGTGATGGGCGATCCAGGCCTGCTCCAGGAACTCCCAGACATCCCGCCCCTGTTGCCTGAGGGTAGTGGTGACCGTGAGCAGGCGGCTCCGGCAGATCGCACCTTGGCGGGATTGGACTCCTTGACTGATCTTGCGCTGAATCACCGATTGGCGCAGGGCACGTTCTGCGGCGTTGTTGGTGGGCTCTATTCCCTCGTTCTCCAGGAAGGTCCACAACCCACCTGTCACCTTCTGGAGCTGCTGGCACGTGCGCACTGTGCTGGCCCAAGGCGTTCGCTCGCCGCGCTGGTAGCCGAGCTCTACTACCCGCTGCAGCGTGGTCTCAAAGGTCTGGCGGATCGGCCGGCAGCTTTGCTGCAAGGCGGGCCAGTCAATCTTTCCCTCCTTGTAGCGGTGCCAGTGGCCAAACAGCTGCTGCTGCAGGCCCAGCAGCTGGGCTCCGAATTCAGCGCTGGCGCCCGGGCGTTCGGCGATGGCCGTCAGGTCGCGGATCAGGTGCGCCCAGCACAGCTGGCGCTGCTTGGTGGGCAGGTGGTTGTAGGCCGAGAAGCGATCGCTCACCACAATCCCGCCAAAGGCGTTCCCCAGCAGCTCGATGGCAGCGGTCGTCGATCGACTGTCAAGCGACATCCGCTTTTGGTCCTCCGGCGACACGAAAACTGGTCCACCTGATGGCTTGCTGATGGGGGCCTTACGGCTGCCCTTGGATCGGTGTTTCATCGGTGGGTGTCGTGTCGTTGTTGTTGGCTGCGGCATCTGTGCCGCTTGATCCGGGTTCCCCTTAGGCCTTCTCACCGGGCGGTGGTGGCCGTAGGCCAGCGCTGTCCGGTGAGGAGGAACCGCCCGCCTGCGGGCGGATCAGGCCGCTGCGCCGCTTCTCCCTGAGCCGGTAGCTGTCGCCCCGGATCGTCAGCACGTGGCTGTGGTGCAGCAGCCGGTCGAGGATCGCTGTGGCGACCACCTGATCGCCAAACACCTCGCCCCATTCCATGACGGGGCGGTTGGAGGTGATCAGCACGCTGCCGCGCTGGTAGCAGCGGGAGATCAGCTGGAAGAACAGGTACGCAGCGTTCGGCTCCAGCGGCAGGTAGCCCAGCTCATCGATGATCAGCAGCCGGGTTTTGGCGTACTGCGTCAGCCGGCCCTCCAGGGCGTGCTGCGCCTGGGCCTTGGCCAGGGCGCTGATCAGCTCCATGGCACCGACGTACTGGACGCTGTGACCGAGACGCACCGCCTCCCGGCCCAGCGCCACCGCCAGGTGGGTCTTGCCCACACCCGGCGGCCCGAGCAGCAGCAGGGTGTCGCCGTTGGCCACCCAGCGGCAGGTGGCCAACTCACGGATCTGGGCCGGGTCGATCGACGGCTGGGCCTCGAAATCGAACGCTTCCAGCGTGCGCACATAGGGGAAGCGCGCCAGCCGCAGCGCCATCTCCATCCGCAGCTGGTCTTTGCGTGCCACCTCGGCCGCGCACAGCCAGGCCAGGGCCTCGCGCAGGTTCATCTCCCGCCTTGCCGCTTCCTCCAGCAGCGCATCGAGGCGGTCGCGGATTGCTGGGAGCCGTAGGCGGGTGAGCATTGCCTCCAGCTCCTCGGTCGGTACCGGTGGTATCGCCGCTGTGGATCGGTTGCGTGGGTTGGTGGGACTCATGCCGCCACCTCCCCGATCAGCTCGGCATAAACCGCCAGAGGCCGGGCCAGTTCAGAGCTGCGGACCGGGCGCTGCTCCTGATCACGTCTTGCGTTGCCATCCCGCAGCGATCGCTCCGCCTCGCGCTGCTGCCGTTGCGGCAGCAGGCCCTCCCAATGGCCGTCGATCACCTGGCGGCTGCGGCTACCGGGCCGCTGGCGCCTGTGCTCAGCGACGATCCGGCCGCCGTGGCGGATCAGTACCTGTTGATCGCGCACCAGCACGCTCACCCGCTGACGGATCAGCGCCTGCGGCGCCGAGTACCAGTTCGCCTCCACCTCCACGCAGCAGTCGCTGTGCACGATCCGCACCAGCTCCCGCTCCGCCAGGAACGACGGCTTGGCCTCCAGCGGCTGCAACGCCTGGGCTTCTGCCCGCACAAACCGGTCCAGCGGCGCCTCGCCGGTGGTGCCGTGCACCCGCAGGTCGGCCACCTCGCGGGTCCAGCGCACCAGATGGGCCTCAAACTCCGCCCAGCTGCTGAACTCCCGCCCAGCGATGGCGTTCCTCTTGACGTACGCCACCCCACGCTCGTCCTTGCCTTTGGTTCTGGCCCGGTACGGCCGACAGGCACGGGGCTTGAACCCCCAGTAACGGGCGAACTCCTCCAGCCGCTCGGCAAAAACCAGGATGTTGCGCTCGGGATCGTGCTGGCTCACCAGCGCACGGGCGTTATCCACCAGCACCTCCTGCGGTACCCCGCCCCAGTGGCGGAAACCCTCCTCCAGGGCCTGGAGCCAGTGGTCCTGCTTCTCGCTGCGGAATGCCCGCACCAGCAGCCGGCGCGAGTACCCCAGGGTGAGCACCGCCAGGTGCACCCGCACCCGCTCGCCGCCAATGCTCACCAGGCACTGGCCAAAGTCTGCCTGCAGTTGCCGGCCCGGCGGGGTCTCAAACCGCACCGTCGCCAGGGCCGCGTTGCGCAGCTCCCGCCGCCACGGCTCCACGGCACGCTCCACTGTCCGCAGGCTCACCTCGATTCCCTTCTCACTGGCCAGCTCCTGCCGCACCACATCGGCATTGCCGCGGTGGGCCATAAACCGCTGCCGCAGCCACTCCCGTTGGCCATCGAGAACCGTGTTGCGGCAGGGCTTCCCGTAGGGCTGCCAGCCACCCTGCCGCAGGTACTTGCGCACCGTCTCCGGTGAACAGCCCAGTTCTTTAGCAATCCGCCTCCGGCCCCAACCTGCTGCCGATAGCCGTCGCATCGCCTCCACGTCCTGAGGGGTCTGCACAGCTGTCTCCAGAACCATCGGCTCCAGAGATGGCGCCCCTGCGCTGCCCTTGTCGTCCTGCCTGGCTCGCTCCACGGGGTGGACCAGTTTTCGTGTCGCCTCCGGACCAGTTTTCGCTGTCGCCTGACAATCGACTCAGCCCTTGCACAAATACCGTCACCACGGCGGTGACCATGACCCACTGCCAGCCCCGCTTTCCAGTGGGATTGTTGCCGTCGGCATTGCCGGTGGGGGCGCCAGTTTCATCTACGTAGGCCACCGGCTGCACGCGGGCAAAAGCAAGGGCCTCCTGCATGGGCTGCTCCAGTGCTGCACTCAAGCGCTGGCGGACCCGTCCAATCGCGCCGCGGCTCATCTCCACTCCTACCAGCTGCTGGAGCAGGGCCTGGGTCTTGCTGAAACTCAACGGAAAGGCACTGCCCAGCAGGCCCACCAGTGCACTGAGCCTTGGGCCGTAGTGACTGGCCTCCACATCCGCCGGCAACGAGGCGCAGGTGCTGGTGGAACAGCAGGGGCAGACCAGGCGATGCAGCCGGTGCTCGATCACCAGCGGGGTAATCGGCGGGATCTCGATCACCTGATGGCGCAGGGGATCGAGATCCTCTCCCTGGAGCAAGGTGCCACAGCGGCGGCAGGCATCAGGGTGGTGATCCACCACCTGATCCACCCGCTCGATCGACAGCAGCTCTGGTCCGGATCCGGGATGGCCCTGCTGGCCGCCCCGCTTGCGGCCACTGCCCTTGCGCCGTTCTGGCGGCTTAAAACCCAGACCATCACTGGAGGGAGGTTTGGATGAGTTGCGAGAGCTGCGTCCGATCCGCTCACGCAGGTTTGCCAACTCGGTGGCCAAGGAGGTGAGTTGGCCGCGCAACAGCTCGATCTCCTGCTGCTGGGCGTTGATCAGCGCTCTGACGCTGGCGGGAGTTTCCAGCCAGTCGGCTTCTGGAATTCCAGCCGGATGTGCGGTCATCACAGGCGGGTCTCTACCTGAGATGCAACCGGAAATCAAGCTGTCGTCAAGGGTTCAGCAGGGCCGATGTTCGCCGCGAGCTGTCACGCCCCCTGAACGGATACAAGGATTTAGACGCTCGCTGGACACAAAAGAACGGCCTCAGTTACTACGGTTACAAGAACAGTATTTGCATCGATGTCGACCATGGATTCATACGCCGATATGCTGTCACTCCTGCCAATATCCACGACAGCCAGATGCTTCCACTTCTGCTTGATCCAGAAAACGAGCATGACTATGTCTGGGCAGACTCAGCATATTCCGGCGAATGCTTTGATGCTCTTCTGAGTCTCGGTGGCTTCGAAAGCCTGATCCACGAAAAAGGCGCTCGCAATCATCCGCTTAGCGACGCAGCCAAGGAATTAAATCGTCTTAAGTCGTCGATCAGAGCTTGTGTCGAGCATGTCTTTGGCTGCATGACCATGTCCATGGGTGGAAAGCTGACAAGAAAGATTGGGCTAGAAAGGAACGAGGCTTGGTGGGGTCTCAAGAACCTAACATTTAATTTACTGCGCTATCTCCAGCGCTCTGCCCACGTAGTAGTGGTTGCATGAGTCACTCATAGAAGTGATACGGTTCAGTGAAACTCGTCAATAG from Synechococcus sp. CBW1107 encodes the following:
- a CDS encoding LexA family transcriptional regulator is translated as MTTDPAVDPAGHSVAITGGFSEPFTPLPLRERRRPLLLPLAGDSVAAGFPSPADDYVETGIDLNEQLIARPSSTFFLRVSGDSMIGAGIHHGDLLIVDRSVEPRHGRVVVAVLDGAFTLKRLVRHRGRLRLEAAHPAYPPLELSDADDTRLWGVAIHVIHPL
- a CDS encoding Y-family DNA polymerase, which translates into the protein MAWATVLIDGNNFYASCEAALDPSLIGRPLVVLSNNDGCIVARSAEARALGIPMGKPYFQVRRELERHGVVVRSSNYALYADMSQRLMLTLEPWVEELEIYSIDEAFGRLHRPTAAGPEAGDLSAWGRALRRQVRRHLGLPVAVGIAPSKVLAKLANKLAKADPAHGGVFDLGALADPDPWLAAVAVEDVWGIGRRLSRWCRLRGVATALQLRDMASGELRSKAGVVGLRLQQELRGHSCLPLVAAPPAKQETCVSRSFSEPVRELGQLREAIATYLSRAAEKLRRQRQRAGTITVFVRSSPFNGTSFYANAATVALPLASNDTSVLLAAALPLAERLFRPHKPLQKAGVLLQNLQPLEQLQHHLLAPLPPEQQQRREALMATIDGLNRRYGRGTVQWAACGLQPAWAMKRQRLSRAATTRLADIPVVHSG
- a CDS encoding Rieske 2Fe-2S domain-containing protein; the protein is MASPAWRNAWYPVAFLRDLDPARPTGFTLLGDDLVLWFERTGDPEQPGGQWRAFADVCPHRLVPLSEGRLNAAGELECPYHGWTFDGQGRCTAIPQASAGSQPSDRRSSCRSYATATGQGLLFVFAGEPGAAASVRLPLVPVLQEPASGWLVQDTFRDLPYDALTLLENVLDVSHVPFTHHATVGRRETAGPVDLRLEQAGPGGFSGVWEEGPRRGKLGSQFTTFLAPGLMWHDLTARGFARILTVVYATPIRPGECRLFARFPFQFESPWPGRLLRLRPQWLQHIGNHTVLEDDQIFLHWQERVLEARGGSAALSRACHLATGADAYVKALRDWVVSGAGEPFPDQPLPPRLGRTALVERYESHTRHCRSCSGALRRIRRWRPLLPPLAWLSLLAIAWFHTPVALAAGVGVAALAGAGFWKLGQWERLLLAGSDRPPRNRS
- a CDS encoding mechanosensitive ion channel family protein; the protein is MLPAWLRADLLERMLLGQTLAQLLMTLVIALVFLLLTVLVLSLLFRTYHQKVRRQDAEGMLLRGRRVDLAWTRVFLVGLIPPLAWFSEVLIDDYVNITGGMLIATKFFFYSISYLGLGLLAFLAFEAVGRSVSRWIVVLLGHPSDLQLRRVSNLIMPLCRVFGALVAIITFYRLLALLGLPPQTVLAFSAVPGLAIGLGASKLLGNLFAGLSIQTDRPLKVGEFCQIGEHEGFISKIGLRSLELNTIESRITIPNSLVDEQKVINYSVRGGDPAEPSLQGLDLRVVIDQPIVPFQIRELFRLVNQAMEESPDLNLPLASFDPSVDEGLILTCHAQVEASDWPRYLEARQRFILRLRQILSQVSQCYFSFGVSFDTSSETLRAIPEIVAQIFRAEPLARLSGCRFLRINEFSLDFYVEYSSDQPTLALFEDAHSRLLCALIETLRARGIEIPIPTTVEIEKVELSASPPPSP
- a CDS encoding transposase; the encoded protein is MGQRGFWDEQQRVAKLQEKKPVLIRLAESIPWESFRPLLDKGYSQERKSNAGRKRIDPLILFKMLVLQQLFNLSDEEIEFQVNDRRSFEGFVGLGVMNDIPDATTVAFFRERLRKAGVIEELFEMFEEYLRSQGLQARGGQIIDATLVPVPKQRNTREENKEIKAGRLPEGWDENLDRLQQKDLYAFRGRDAPPHECKPDRSPLSDQRLFLVLSSAFRDRSAVTASPHRGDGRSRPAPGTPRHPAPVA
- a CDS encoding transposase, giving the protein MSLDSRSTTAAIELLGNAFGGIVVSDRFSAYNHLPTKQRQLCWAHLIRDLTAIAERPGASAEFGAQLLGLQQQLFGHWHRYKEGKIDWPALQQSCRPIRQTFETTLQRVVELGYQRGERTPWASTVRTCQQLQKVTGGLWTFLENEGIEPTNNAAERALRQSVIQRKISQGVQSRQGAICRSRLLTVTTTLRQQGRDVWEFLEQAWIAHHRDGVMPSLLSDP
- the istB gene encoding IS21-like element helper ATPase IstB: MSPTNPRNRSTAAIPPVPTEELEAMLTRLRLPAIRDRLDALLEEAARREMNLREALAWLCAAEVARKDQLRMEMALRLARFPYVRTLEAFDFEAQPSIDPAQIRELATCRWVANGDTLLLLGPPGVGKTHLAVALGREAVRLGHSVQYVGAMELISALAKAQAQHALEGRLTQYAKTRLLIIDELGYLPLEPNAAYLFFQLISRCYQRGSVLITSNRPVMEWGEVFGDQVVATAILDRLLHHSHVLTIRGDSYRLREKRRSGLIRPQAGGSSSPDSAGLRPPPPGEKA
- the istA gene encoding IS21 family transposase, coding for MVLETAVQTPQDVEAMRRLSAAGWGRRRIAKELGCSPETVRKYLRQGGWQPYGKPCRNTVLDGQREWLRQRFMAHRGNADVVRQELASEKGIEVSLRTVERAVEPWRRELRNAALATVRFETPPGRQLQADFGQCLVSIGGERVRVHLAVLTLGYSRRLLVRAFRSEKQDHWLQALEEGFRHWGGVPQEVLVDNARALVSQHDPERNILVFAERLEEFARYWGFKPRACRPYRARTKGKDERGVAYVKRNAIAGREFSSWAEFEAHLVRWTREVADLRVHGTTGEAPLDRFVRAEAQALQPLEAKPSFLAERELVRIVHSDCCVEVEANWYSAPQALIRQRVSVLVRDQQVLIRHGGRIVAEHRRQRPGSRSRQVIDGHWEGLLPQRQQREAERSLRDGNARRDQEQRPVRSSELARPLAVYAELIGEVAA
- a CDS encoding DUF6444 domain-containing protein, translating into MTAHPAGIPEADWLETPASVRALINAQQQEIELLRGQLTSLATELANLRERIGRSSRNSSKPPSSDGLGFKPPERRKGSGRKRGGQQGHPGSGPELLSIERVDQVVDHHPDACRRCGTLLQGEDLDPLRHQVIEIPPITPLVIEHRLHRLVCPCCSTSTCASLPADVEASHYGPRLSALVGLLGSAFPLSFSKTQALLQQLVGVEMSRGAIGRVRQRLSAALEQPMQEALAFARVQPVAYVDETGAPTGNADGNNPTGKRGWQWVMVTAVVTVFVQGLSRLSGDSENWSGGDTKTGPPRGASQAGRQGQRRGAISGADGSGDSCADPSGRGGDATAIGSRLGPEADC
- a CDS encoding transposase: MRSSQAGLYLRCNRKSSCRQGFSRADVRRELSRPLNGYKDLDARWTQKNGLSYYGYKNSICIDVDHGFIRRYAVTPANIHDSQMLPLLLDPENEHDYVWADSAYSGECFDALLSLGGFESLIHEKGARNHPLSDAAKELNRLKSSIRACVEHVFGCMTMSMGGKLTRKIGLERNEAWWGLKNLTFNLLRYLQRSAHVVVVA